The DNA region ATCACTGAAACTACGATGCCGGCCTGATGGCACAATTTCAATTTGGATATCTCTAAAACCCGCTTGCTGGAGCAAACTTTGACATTTCTTAGGAGTGCCAAGTGGTTCGAGGATATGTGACAGCGATACACCCAAAACTCTAGTGCAGATACTTTTGTAAACATCTGCTAAATAAGCCGTTTCTGGCGGAGAGGTAAATGCAACAAACCCTCCTGGTTTAAGGAAGCGATACCACTTTTGCAAACTTGCAGGGATGTCAGTAAAAAGGACAAATGCCTCACAGCAAAAGATGACATCAAAACTACTATCACTAAAGTTTATAGATTCCGCATCTGCCTCAATTAATTCGATGTTTTGCAAGCCGGCTGCTTCAACCTTTTCTCTAGCTTGATGAAGCATTCCAGGGGTCATATCTATGCCAATGACATAACCCTCTGAACCAACTTTCTCAGCGGCGGGAATCGCAACTAAACCCGTTCCAGTCGCAACATCAAGGATTTTCTGCCCCTTCTGAATTGGGACAGATTCAAGTAGAAGTTTGGCTTCAAGCGGATGGCGAGTTCCTTCCTCCCGATCATAGGCAGTTCTAGAATTGTAAAGTTCTATGACCAACTGCTGATAAGCATCCATAACTCTTTGAAGTGGCAATCTTTCTGAATATCGCTATATTACTTCAATGTGGAGTGAGCCGGTGATCAGGCAGAGGGTGCCGGTGAAGCCGGTGAGGGTATCCAGAAAAGTTTGGCTAAAACCTTGGGGTGCGGCGTGTAGGGGCGACCTAGAAGATGAGAATGGGGTGTCTATCCCACTGTAGGAAGTATTTTTTGACCAGTTGCCGGTAGATATCGGCGGAGACGTTATCGAAGCAAGCTGCCGGCACTTCAGAGGAGTTGGAGGGTTTGGTGGAATCCTTCGGGTAGTAGTAAGATGGAAAAATGAATTCAAGGTTGTTTTATGTCAAATCCTGAATTATTGGCTCAACTTCGCCAGTTATCCCATGCTGAGAAGGTTGAAGTGATGCAGTTTTTAACCGCTGAATTAGCGAAAGAA from Microcoleus sp. FACHB-68 includes:
- a CDS encoding methyltransferase domain-containing protein, which encodes MDAYQQLVIELYNSRTAYDREEGTRHPLEAKLLLESVPIQKGQKILDVATGTGLVAIPAAEKVGSEGYVIGIDMTPGMLHQAREKVEAAGLQNIELIEADAESINFSDSSFDVIFCCEAFVLFTDIPASLQKWYRFLKPGGFVAFTSPPETAYLADVYKSICTRVLGVSLSHILEPLGTPKKCQSLLQQAGFRDIQIEIVPSGRHRSFSDDKLSGKVINLSFKGNPLLSKLSPEQLEQFQVEYSAEIQRLATDQGVWEDTTKFLVRAQK